Below is a genomic region from Oryzias melastigma strain HK-1 linkage group LG7, ASM292280v2, whole genome shotgun sequence.
GCAGACTGTTCACAAGTGTCATCTGTGCGGAAGCTTTTTGCATTTATGCAATGACATCTTCACCATTAAGAGGGAAGAAACACAGGAACAAATACAGGAGGCCCTAATGTCTGTCACAGTGATGACAGATTAAAGCACTTGTCAAAAGCTTATGGGATCCGAGCGAGTTTGTGTCATTGTCTAGTTTAATGAGCAATTCAGAAGATAAACACCATGTCAAACAACATCTTCTCAGCCAGACTAAATAATGCTAAACCAATAATGACGTCTAAAAGTCGTCTCAAGTTCAACACTTCAAAATGAAGGCTTTCGAATATGGAAAACAAACGTTGCTTTCAATGTTTTATCGATTCTCAGAGCTGTCTAAAGGCCGGTTGTTCACACTTCCTTTAATCTCAGCTTGtgctgtttttcctcttcctttAGCCATGTATAATCATCCCTTCTCTCAAAatatgtgtgtgcttgtgtaATTACACTCCCCCACCTCATCTATCTCCCTCCTCTTCTGCTGGATGGCTCTGTCTCGTGCTGCTGTCTGGCTTGCAGTTAAAGGAAGCTCCATGTCTCTGCTCCATTCTCTGTCTTTACTTTTGGACGCTCTGTGATCTCTCTCGCTGCTTTGGTGTCTGTCACTCAGAGAAACCTATAAGAAAAcaggataaaaagaaatatttgggTGTTAGCAATTTGGAATATCTCCAGTTAAACAGCAAAATATAGGAAGTGGAGCTTTCAGCTTTAGAGGGTAATGACATAACGCTCTGCTGTTAGCAGGACGCTTCCACCACCTGCAAGTGAACAAAACAATCCGCTAATCCGCAGTTAATGAGTCACTGACTTCCTACCCTCTAATTAGCTTTAGGTCAGCAGTTTATGACCAGGAGGAAGcaataatgaagaaaaagataTGCAAATGGTATtacatttgatattttactgattgctttagaagaataaaatagaatgaaaaagaaaattatactAGAAGGAGAAATCTCACAATCTTAGCCCACAAAATCAATTCTGATACCTTACCTGTCTAAATACAAACATGTTTTGCAATTAATATTTGTATGACTCATGACTGCTTGACATTAAATAGTTTTTGACAAATACGGCctctaaataacaaaaaattaaaaaacaaacatgataaTCTCAGCAAAGGCATGGCGCTGGTCTTTCTATCAATTAGTAAcgggaaagaaaaaatattcccCCATAAGAACATGACTAATCTTTCCCTTAAATTCGAATTGCTTTTGTTTGCTGTAAGCCTGTTAGGTTGCAGTGAGTAACATTTAAGTGAATGTGTGGCTGTTTTGTTCTTCTGGGAACAGAAAATGTACCCTGTTGCTCATTTTAGCTGCAGTGACATCAACAGCTAACAGCAATGAAGACACATTTGACCTTGTTCAGCTGGCAGCCATGACATAATACTCCCTTCACCTTATTTGACAGTTGATTTGGTACATTTTGGATCCTTCCcgccttctctttttttctttcaatcttGGATATCCTCCCATGTTTTCACTCCATCTGTCAAAAAAGCTAATTCCAGAACTGTTCACTAAAAATCAGGATGGAATGCTTAGATTGCAGACTCAAATCAACTTTTGCCTGCAGATGTCAATACTTCTGCCTTGGTAAGACAATAGCATGTTTTTTATCCAGTAATAGATGCTTTGGCTGCCTTATTTGGTCAGTTAACAATATTTCAAattgtttaaccttttttaaagcttataactaaaaacaaaacaaatatgctttacaaaaatatatccTTAGcatgaaaatattcatatttgtaGAACCAATAactaacatttctttattttaaaagctaataCAATCACTATAGTATATTCTTGTGTATCTATTAGAATTTTAATAagtatagataaataaaaaacacttatttaaataatttattctcCTCACagtaataaaactttttaaaatattatgtatatttatttgaCGGTTTAATCTGAATATATCAAACActccttttttcttctataatttccatattttttttataaatataccTCAAGGACTGAAGAAAGCCACTCATGTCCATTCCTCTTTCTTTCTGTGAAGTGTGCCTTATCTGTCCTACAGCTTCAAACTACAACCCTAAACCTGGATACATATTACTTTCAAAAACCCTTCAGGTTTTTTATACCACATGCAAGAGAGCTGCCATTAGCACAGAGAACACACCCCAACCTGACAGAAAATAACTGGTAATGCTATTCTCCAGTATCTACATTTGTCTCATCCGACACAGACTTCAGAAACAGTCATGAACTGAACTGCTATCCCcacataacatttatttttaaaaatccaaaccttaaaaacaacaattctgTTCCCTTTGATTATTTATTGGTCCTTGTGACAGAGTGacgacctgtccggggtgtaccccgcctttgtcCAACAGTAGCAGCTgggtaggctccagcatccctgtgacTCCGAAAGGGATTCAGCGAGTTAAGAAGATGAAAAGACGGGACCGATGAAGGTTGAGACATTTGGTTTGTGGTTTTTCAGTGTTTGCAGTGATGGTTTCATGTCATGccaatttaataaaagtttcatttagGTCCTATCACATCACATTGGAGTTAGACCTTGTCGATACTTGATGGAtaacaagtatttaaaaaaatatgtcaaaatgaaAGTTGAAGAGATAAAAGAAATAATCCTTTAATAATATTCTAATTTCTTCTAATGTAATTAATTCatcatttaatcatttatattaCAAAAGTTTAACAGAAGTTTACAGCTTGTAACCATCATGCATCAACATGgcttgaagaaaaatgaaaacagaaaaaaaaatgccttttaagtcatttaagataatttaaaaaacaaaataaagattcaAAAAAATTCTTGAGGGATCTTAAGTctggttgattttattttttgtgtgtgaatagAATTCCATTAAAAAGGAGGAGCCCTGTTTATTCTAACTGCACAAGTTTAGCGTTTTAGAGCAGCTCCTGCTTGTAAACTTACTGTAAACTGCACGTCCTTGTCTCTGCTGGAGGTGGCTCTGGGTAAGACAGGTCTAGGAGCTGGAAGACATGCAAACCACAAGGTCAACAGCACAGCAGGAGTTCATGTGCAACACAAGCCAAGTGACTGACTCAttaattagagttttttttaaataaacaatactTGCAGGTATTTAGAGTTGTTGGTGTCACATCTAAAATCCTACTATAGACTTCTGTTAGTTTGTCGAGTGAATTCAGTTTGAGTTTTGCGAGAATCCATCGATATTCTACCAATCTGCTATCAGTATTCCCATTAAACACCAAATCTTTGTTATGGTTCATTATAGGCTGCAATAAGTCGCTCCTTCTCGTCTTCTCTCGCACTCTCATATACACACAAGTCAGCGATGAGTCACCATCATCGCACCATCACTCAGGCACACAAAAAAACCTGTTCCACtctcacacatacacaaacacactcctCCACAGTGCTGCAGTATGTGCACAAATAAAGCGGCTGTGTGCAAAGGAAGATGAAAGATCCTCAGTCGCAGCAGCAGCATTCTTCATCCTAACAAAAATCTGATACGTGGACCTAACAATTAGTGTTACAACCATGGAAGCACAATGGAtctttcttgtttacttgtgttTCCATCCCACCGACTAATGATAGAGGGGGTTTCTTGCGTACTTCATAAACCTACCTCCCACTAAATGACACTGTTGAACTGAGGTGGCATGCACAACACAAGCAGATCACTGGTGACATAATGCATCTCTGGAGTCACCTTCTAAAGGACTGAAATATTACACAACACTGGTTTGATGATTGTAAAGACGAATCAACCAACCACTGGatgcctcaaaaaaaaaaaaaaaaaaaactgcctttcAATTATTTGTGATGGAACGTGCATGCAAACATTAGTACCTCTGCTTGGTTATACTGCCGCCCAGTGGTTAATGTTTATATCTAAATGGTACGTAATGCATTAACGGGTTAGAGTGGAGGTGGTGGTGCTTCAGAGCAGAGTACGCCGCCGTCTGCATGCTGTTGCAACACAAAGAACTCTTGGATTTAAGCATGCTGACATGAGCACTTCCCCTTTTAGCAAAATCCCTTCCCATTTTGGTGTCTTTCTTACCATTCagtcacaatattttttaaacatgttttagaaaatggatTCCATCATGTTCGCTTcctgttttagtctttttatgaTTACAAAGTTTCAAACATTCTTTAAGTTGCCTCAACTGTTTTGAAGTGAAATATATCTCTTAAATTTATATGAATCACATACAAAATTTAGGAACAtatcaactattttatttaaaaatgtttcatataactaaagtaaatacaCGTTGAATTTTATATGTGCATGTATGTGCTCTGATAGGCCACACTTCTGTTGTCTTTCAGTTTTATAGTGGATTATAAATgagaacaaaacagttttagtgaaaaacatacaaataatcatctagtttttaattaaaaggatAATAAATACTTCTTAAAGTTCTACAGTATCTTCTTCTTTTGAGAATTTGATAACTTCTGATATTTTCGTCAATACCAACGAagtgaaaatctgtcaaaaagctTAAAACCAGAGCAGCTTTGTAGGGGCCCTCAGATAAATCAATGCAACACCAATGTagacataattttaaaaaaagctgtctGTTCCACATGTGTACTCAATATGTTCTGTATTCATAAACTCACTGCTGCTTGGTCTTGTAGGTGAATTTCTTTCGATGGATTCTCTCAGATCGTATTGCTCCTTCCCCCTTTCATCCTtcactttctctttctctctctgtctctccatGTCCTCCCTCTCATCCTCCTCCCTCACGGGGACTCGGTGAGGTTTAGGGGGGTGGTAATCTTTACGATAGATCCCTAACCGGGGTTTAAAGTAGTGGTACTTATGACCTCCTCTGTAGAATGAGTGGTCATCTCTTGAAAAGCtgaatgataaaagaaaaaaatacatgtgaGCCAATTCATTGAAAGGTAAATTTAGGGAAAGAACTTGGGACTTACTGAGGTTTGTACAATCCTCTTCCAATTCTGGGTTTGTGAATATTTGGCAGGTGCCATGCCCGTGGCCGGGAGGGACTCCGCACTCTCCTGATTGGTCTCTTTTCATCCTGAGTTGatagaattaaaataattacacaACACTGTggtatatcaacatttttttctaataggAGTATAACAATGAATTTACTTAATTGATAAATCTATCTATATTCATACAATATAActagattgatctgtctgaggcaagttgttaatcacaTTGACCTTTAACATTATAAAATCCTGAGGAAAACACACATTGGGTTGATAGCAAAAACggatcaatccatcattacagtccaatctGTGGAAACACTTAAATCtgataatgttctgtttgtattattttgatgtggaaaaaatacAGTGAggtgaactttatgaaactaaaatgtgaatttatttgttattaattattttttacttgtttgtttgtacacacatGTTATTTAAACTTGATTATCTTACAActaatacaaggaatctggaaaacttcacctgtccagtaccaggtattgatctctgagtcacactggttgaatttttggctaaagatatcctggatcgattttgacttatcgtgtgagttggtttgtgtgtatttgcatAATTAGAATTTAATGGAATTGCTAAATTATGTGggtttttggggggaatttttagaattcaaaaaggttttgtgtaatggaaacatAGCTAGTATTAGCATCATGAATGACAAAGATTAAGGAATCATCATTGCAAACGTCTTTAAGCTTTATGAATGGTACTTCTGCTAAAAAACCTGCAGTTTCAATATTAATAACAGTAACAATAACTAAACTGAAATAAGGATTTGGATCCTTTCGTTTGTTATGGCCTTTCACTCTGTTGATTTCATTTGCCACCCTTCTTCTGCCCCCTATCACCCCCCGTTTAAATTGTTCTAGTTCTGCCACTGGAGCCTCGTCATATCTACCAGCTGAATATATCCAAGCTATTAAGAGACAAAATGTATAACAACCTGACAAACCGGGTTTCAatagttttgaataaaaatctgCAGTGACGGTTAAattaaatctaatctaatctcatCTAAACTGTCACAGTCTAATTTACCCAATGCAAAAAATGCTGACACATGCATGACATGATGCACATTTCTTCAAACTTCTTTTTATTGTCTAAACAAACCTGCTCCTGCACCTTCTTTTGTATTTACATGAGGAATCCAGGAATCAAATCATTTAGTGTtgcaacaaaaaagtcaaaaactaaGCCTGCAGCACATTCTCTGAGATCAAAGTCTGAACATTATCCAGCAGGAGTCCAGGCTGTGTTTATGACCCCCATAACAGGCCTGTAAAGGGCCTTTTCATTCAAGATcatgtctttttcattttaacttaaTGCAGCTCTAGATGTCCTGGTTAGGCTGTCACTTTACAGAATGTGGTTCAGTAAAGGTCAAGCAATTACACAGACACATGAAGATTGATTTATGACCCTTTTTGATgtacttttttaggttttaccTGATTGTACTGCGAGTCTTTCTCTCGTGGATAATCCATGTCGATCTTCTACAGTAACGATGAAGTGGTTGGTCATATATTGTTAGGTCGCTCTCATCTGACGGGGCTGGAAGAGCGCGCGACCTCTCCAAATGATCGTGTCCGTCAACATGGACACGGAAACGCTCGTTTAAATGTCACCTGCGCGCTCAAAACTACCTACAGTCACTCACTGgggtttaaaaattaaagtctgCAGCTCAAAGTCTGACACATTTTAGCCTAAAACGTCCACCAACAGGATTCTTTATTCTGGTTTATTGAAGTATAACATACACATCGCCGCGCACTTCCTTATTCTCCAAGCGACCAATCAGAACGCAGCTGGGCTGATTCAGGTTCATCCTTCTGTCAAAACGAAAGAAAGGAAACGATtggaagagagagagagagagagagagagagagagagagagagagagagagagagagagagagagagagagagagagagagagagagagagagagagagagagagagagagagagagagagagagaaagagagagagagagagagaccgGGTGTAATGCGGTTGTACCTGATTGTGACGGAATAAATATCCTCTTTGAATACAGGTGATGTACTTCATGGCTGTCAAACCAGTTTACATAGTTATgtagttatatatatatttccatgAAAATGTTCCCAAATACTTTTGTAATGAAGTTGTAGTACCTGATTTTGACCATTGACATATTATTTTACTGTCAATGGAGTGATTATACTGTTAATGATTATGTTTGAATAAATGCTGGATAATTGAGCATCACCTTTGAATACTGATAGTGCACTTCACGGCTGTCAAACAATTTccataaaactgttaaataaattaaataacattttataaagtaatatttttattaaaaaattgtaaatataaaataaaagttgttttattttattgtaaaactcTCAGGTAGCTTTTCCCTCACATACATGTCCTTAatctaaaaatgcattaatttcCTTGAACTTAAATAAATCTTCTAAaggtttaatgtttatttttgtttgtgtgttttgctgACTTGTTGAAAATCGAGTTTTAAACCTTCCTTTAGGCATGCAGACACAggcatcttcatttttttacccCTTCTTTCATTAGTTTTAAAGGTGATCAAGGTTTTGCAACtatttcaaacaggaaaacagaaaaaaagaaatatgtaaaaaatagttaacattaaaaatgtaagtagtTTATTATTAGTCATCTTTTTGCATATCTGACAGCTTACAATCATAAGTTTCAGATCAAAACAGATgcaggaaataataaaaataaagctaaatccCATGacaattaaaacacacaaaaagaggtGCTTGTGCTTTTATCCTGTGCCAAAGTTAATACCACGAATGCTGACCTCCTCATATTTTTTGGCAGGTTTCCTAGAATCAGGGACATTATGTTAAAGTGATACGGGAGGACAAACAATACCTGTAACCATCTTGAATGCTCACATCCCTCCCCTGAAGTTTAGTGTTCCTGTCTCCACCCATCGTCTCCACCCACCATCACATTCCTTTTCCTGCTGGAGGACAGACTCCAAATCATTACCTGACTACTTTGACATGACTTGGATCAGGACAATCGTCTGCCTTTGTTCTTCTTCATCCTGTGAGAGACCCAAATCATCTCTCCATCTGGCCTCAAACAGGAAGGGTAAGAGCAGAACTTTGCTTGGATCTGACACTGTTTTTGTCGCACTGTTGCTGTTTGGGTTTCACAGGTTGttcaaacaggtttttttttctgcccagGTGAGTAAGATCGTAATTGTGTTGTGTGAATGTGGAGCTTAGCTTCTTTAGTCTAAGCCTTCTTTTTGTTAAAtggaaggtttttatttttaaacttcttttaaaagagaaaaaacattttatttaagatagatagatagatagatagatagatagatagatagatagatagatagatagatagatagatagatagatagatagatagatagatagatagaggAATGTTGCAAATGTGTGAAAATATGACATTCTTTTgtcattattgttttaaagaggCTCAAATATCGTTCTTGACTTGTCAAATTTcagttttacttcttttttttgcagaacttTTCTCATGATCGTCTCTCGAATCCCTCCTATTTCCATCCTTTTTGAGTTCTAAGATTTTCTTCACAAAAGACATGAGGTAAAACTGACAAATTATTGAGAAAGTTGTGGAATtctcttgtctttttttgtgaattattgGGCCTCAATCATAAAGtcagtttaaaatataatttttgtgtTATGCATGTGTTATTACCATGTAAAAAAGGAGACATTTACCAGCAGATGcatatgttttaaacatttgccACTCTCAGTGTCTGAGTACATTTACCAGCACATGCCATTTTTTCTTATCCTTTATAGGATGGAAACATTCTCCAGGTCAGAAATTTTGCAGGAGTTGAAATCACGAACTGTCTCTCTTGCTGCTAACAACAACCGGGGCTTTAAACAAGAGTTCAGGGTAACTAGACAATACACCTTGCATTAGTTCCATGGTTTGTGAGGTGTTCACGTGTGCTCACGTCTTTGGCTTTCTGCAGGAGCTCAGTGAAGTTGGCAAAGACCTTCCCACCAAAGCAGGTACAACAGAGGCcaacaaagaaaagaacagaTACCCTTTTATTTTGCCGTGTGAGTACAAAGCCTCTGATGTTTGAAATCTTTTCAGGAAGTGTTCATGACCAAATGTGACTCTTGTATCTCTCCACATTTGATTGTAGATGATCACAGTCGGGTGAGGCTGTCCGTTCTGAACCAAGATCCAGTCTCTGATTACATTAATGCAAATTTTGTGCCTGTAAGATCTCTCACTCACTTCCAGACTCATTATGGGGTGTTGGTTTTACTACTCTTGCGTCTTGCCTGAGGTCGTTATCAGTCTGTGTTTGTGCGTCTGGATTCAGGGCGGAGGGTCGGAAAGAGACTTCATCTGCACCCAGGGTCCTTTGCAAAACACCTTGCCAGACTTCTGGAGGATGGTGTGGGAGCAAAACGTCAGGATAATTGTCATGGTGACATCTCTGAAGCAAAAACACACTGTAAGACCCTCCATTAAAACACAACACTCAACAGATAAAACGTGAACTTCAGacttagtttgaaaaaaatgaatttattaaaaaaaacatttttatttgttttacaaagTCACCCAaaacctctttttaaaaaagtgttaaatcTATAAGGAGCAAGAGGAGATATAATTACTCTCTAAATACTGTGACATAAATTGAAACGATTGCTTTTGTCTGCTCTGACCAAACAAATACGCACTGGAAAAATCTTTAATGCTCACCACAGACTCATCTGTTAAGAATGGGATTGCACTTTAGGGATTACAGCCAGACTATATTTCAACTCTAAAGTGGCTAAACAAGTAGGAAGGGATTGCAGCAcccagacaaagaaaaaacctgtacagtaaaaacagatttatgcacttaaacatttttatttttttggttttggcacAGAATAAGCTTTATTTACTGTACCTATCCAAATTGGTATATCGGTAAtatctttttctaaatatgtgcaattttattaattaaataatactATTATAGAGCATGTTtgtatttaaattacatttagacCTTTGatttttatgtgatttattAAAGTCCAGCACTGTCCTTATTAAAACAAAGATCATGTATTCAAAGAGCCtgactgtttcttttatttgtgttataCGTTTGCATCTTCAAATGGCCCTTTCTGTTTTCAGATTATGTGTGAAAAGTACTGGCCTCTGGAATCTGGGACCATGTACTGTGGATCAATTCAAGTGACAACTGTGACTCGCAAACAggtcacagatttttttgtaacaacCATAAACCTGCAACAGGTGAGTCAGCTGTCTTCTGAATCCTCCCCTGACTTCATTAGCTGTGCATTCAGCGCTTATACTTCCATTTCAGAGAGGGAACCCAAACGACAGAATAATTACACATTACTACTATCCGACCTGGCCAGATCAGGGTGTCCCGGACCCTTCGTCTCTGTGCATGTTCACTGAGCATGTGCGGCAGCATCTGGAGGTCATTCCTCGTCTGGGGCCGGCTGTGGTGCACTGCAGGTGGGAGTTCGTACTAAAGTTCAAAAGTTAGCCCTCATGTTTGAGtggtttttactgtaaatttttactgtttttcacaACACAGTGCAGGCGTTGGGCGGTCAGGCACATTTGTCACCTTGTTGTGGCTAATGCAGCTGTGCATGCGAGGGATCCAGCCGAACATCAAAGCTGCGGTGGAGGACCTGCGGCTCCATCGAATGTACATGGTTCAGACTCCGGTGGGTCAATACTCTCATCATTCGCTCccctttataaatgaataagtCTTCCATCTTTCTGTATCTTGTTGAGGGATTGGTTTTTGATCAACTCTGTGTTCTCAGGATCAATACATACTAATTTATCACTGTCTGCTACACTGGCTCAGTGGAGGAGCTATAGGAAGGTGAGAAAGCAGAAGTGTAAGCCGAAACTTGGCTGGTAATAGTCACTGCATCATGTAAAGCACATATATCTTTCTGTCAGCAGGTCTCAGAGCCAAGGAGCAAAACTGAACGCCAACCAACAAGCTAAAGTCAGCTCTTCAGGACGAGGAGACAAAGCAGGAAGGAGAAGACGCTCCTCCCAACAGCAGACACCCCCAACTCCACAATCGGAGAACTCCGTGCAGCAGATTTTAAAGCCGGGTAACCTGCTGAGGAGGTTACTGCCCTCCTTATCGAATGTGAAGACGTCAAACAGCTCCTGATGACATTCCAGAGGATGGTTAGGCAGGATTCTGGCCCACATGAGCCACCTCCAGTGAGggcagcaaagacaaaaaatgctttgtATACAATACAAGAACATTTCCTGCAGGCAGAAAACTGGCCTAACATTCATGCTGAAAAGACACTTGTACGTAAAGGGCGCCATCGCACAACCATGAAAGAACAATGAATGTATCCGAATTGTTTTCAGtgaagtttttttaagaaactttttttttttactttatacaaGTTTCTGGTCACAGCTTGTGcaaatttgaaggttttttttgttgatttcatGTAGTAGTTCTTTCTAAATGTACGTATATTCATACGTGTCTGTGatacttaagtttttttatgagaaggaaaaatgaaataactttGCACTTCAAGTTAAACCTGTTATTCTACTCATCACTTGAGTTTCACGAGAAACAAGGGCTGCTACATTtgcacaaagacaaaagaaaaaaaaactgcaggcaGAGCAACTTTCAGGCCATGAAGAAAGCCTAATCTGCACTGTACTATTAAAAGTCTACCGCCATAACTGCTTTAAATGCtgttcttaatattttttattaagatcTTGCATTGAAAACTCATTGTGCATGAATTCATGTCACACAAATGGTTATCAGCACTTCTGGATGCACATGATGACACTAAAAACAGACACAACAGCTGTACAAAAAAATGATCCATGTTCAAAAACATACAGGCACTGTCATTCGTTTCAGATAACTAAACTCCATCACAGTTTATGAAGGCGCTATGATTAATATACATTGTGGTACATTTTAAGGGCCAACAAATGTTCATAAATTTTCTCCTGTTTTGTGgtaaagaacagaaaagaagTTCCTTTTCAGGAAAGTGTGGTGGCATCCTGAGAAGAGAAATGAGGACTAAGCAGTTCAGCTTCCTTCAGAGTCCTGCCTCCGACGTACAGCAAGT
It encodes:
- the LOC112158687 gene encoding periphilin-1, with the protein product MDYPREKDSQYNQDEKRPIRRVRSPSRPRAWHLPNIHKPRIGRGLYKPHFSRDDHSFYRGGHKYHYFKPRLGIYRKDYHPPKPHRVPVREEDEREDMERQREKEKVKDERGKEQYDLRESIERNSPTRPSSTPRPVLPRATSSRDKDVQFTVSLSDRHQSSERDHRASKSKDREWSRDMELPLTASQTAARDRAIQQKRREIDEVYYQECEIFSLVVKMLIAKDPSLEGPIQSALQENLRDIGKRCVVAMKKFIEEYDSRDLLN
- the LOC112159516 gene encoding receptor-type tyrosine-protein phosphatase V isoform X1 — encoded protein: MRMETFSRSEILQELKSRTVSLAANNNRGFKQEFRELSEVGKDLPTKAGTTEANKEKNRYPFILPYDHSRVRLSVLNQDPVSDYINANFVPGGGSERDFICTQGPLQNTLPDFWRMVWEQNVRIIVMVTSLKQKHTIMCEKYWPLESGTMYCGSIQVTTVTRKQVTDFFVTTINLQQRGNPNDRIITHYYYPTWPDQGVPDPSSLCMFTEHVRQHLEVIPRLGPAVVHCSAGVGRSGTFVTLLWLMQLCMRGIQPNIKAAVEDLRLHRMYMVQTPDQYILIYHCLLHWLSGGAIGSRSQSQGAKLNANQQAKVSSSGRGDKAGRRRRSSQQQTPPTPQSENSVQQILKPGNLLRRLLPSLSNVKTSNSS
- the LOC112159516 gene encoding receptor-type tyrosine-protein phosphatase V isoform X2; amino-acid sequence: MRMETFSRSEILQELKSRTVSLAANNNRGFKQEFRELSEVGKDLPTKAGTTEANKEKNRYPFILPYDHSRVRLSVLNQDPVSDYINANFVPGGGSERDFICTQGPLQNTLPDFWRMVWEQNVRIIVMVTSLKQKHTIMCEKYWPLESGTMYCGSIQVTTVTRKQVTDFFVTTINLQQRGNPNDRIITHYYYPTWPDQGVPDPSSLCMFTEHVRQHLEVIPRLGPAVVHCSAGVGRSGTFVTLLWLMQLCMRGIQPNIKAAVEDLRLHRMYMVQTPDQYILIYHCLLHWLSGGAIGRSQSQGAKLNANQQAKVSSSGRGDKAGRRRRSSQQQTPPTPQSENSVQQILKPGNLLRRLLPSLSNVKTSNSS